The sequence CTTGTCTTCGCTGGCCGAGGATCAAGTTCGAACCATACGTGGCAAGCACCCGTTGGGAATCGGCCAACCCGAGGACGTGGCTCATGCAATTGTCTTTCTGCTTGGTGACACTGCTCGTTGGATCACCGGAACGTGTCTGACGGTCGACGGAGGCTATTCGGCCCAGTAAGGTAGTCATATGGAAAAAAAGCGATTGTTCATCGCCGGGGCGGGAGGATTTGGCCGCGAGGTGGCCACCTGGGCGCGCGACTTCTGCGCCGCGGAAAAGGACTGGGAACTCGTCGGCTTTCTCGACGACAATCCCACGGCGCTGGGTGATTTCCCCAGTGATTTGCAGGTCGTCGGCAACGTCGAATCGCACAACTTCACGTCCTCAGACCGAGTATTCGTCGCCATTTGCGAGCCACGGGTGAAGATGCAGATCGTGGAAAAACTGCAAGGCCGCGCCCAGTTCGCTACGATCATTCACCCCACGGCCATCGTCGGCTCACACTGCAAGATCGGCGTCGGTTCCATCCTCTGCCCAGGGGTCGTACTCACGACGAATGTTTCGATCGGCGATCATGTACACCTGAATCTGCAGGTCACCGTCGGGCACGATTCGATCGTCGGCTCCTATTCCACGCTCAATAGCCATTCCGACATCACCGGGGCCGTGATCGTCGAAGAAGCCGTGTTCATGGGCTCGCATGCCGTCGTACTGCCCCGCGGCCATGTTGGGGCCTATTCCCGCATTGGCGCAGGCAGCGTGGTGCTGCGCCATGTCGCCGCCGGCGACACCGTGTTGGGCGTACCCGCCCATAGGGTTTAGCGTGCGCCCACTTCGTCCGCTCCTGATATTCGGCACACGACCCGAAGCCATCAAAATGGCGCCGGTCGTTCACGAGTGCCAGCGCCGAAGCGCCGAGGTCGCGCCGATCGTATGCCTCACCGGTCAACACCGCGAGATGCTCGCACAGGTGACCGACTATTTTGGCCTGCACGCGGACCTCGACCTGGCGTTGATGCAACCGAATCAAACGCTGGCCGAGCTGACGTCGCGCTGTTTTCTAGGCATCGATAAGGCGCTCGATCGGTTTTCGCCCGACTGCGTCGTCGCGCAGGGCGACACCACGACCGTTATGGTCGCGGCGCTAGCGGCCTTTTACCGGCGGGTTCCTTTCGTCCACGTCGAGGCAGGCCTGCGAACCGGCAATCTGCAGGCCCCCTGGCCCGAGGAAATGAACCGCCGCGTGGCGAGTGTCGTCACGGCAGTACACTGTGCCCCGACAGAACAGTCCGCTCAAAACCTGCGCGCTGAGCACGTCCCTGAGAAAAGCATCTTCGTCACCGGCAATACCGTCATCGACGCACTGCTGTGGGCCGTCGAACGCGAGCGGGCCGGCGATGCCCGCTGGCGCGACAAGTACGCGCAGCTGGGCCAGGGGCGATTGGTGCTCATCACAGGCCATCGTCGCGAGAATTTCGGCCAGGGCTTTCAGGACATTTGCCAGGCGATCGCCACGCTGGCCGAGCGTTTTTCGGACGTGCAGTTCCTCTATCCGGTACATTTGAATCCCAACGTCCAGGCCCCCGTCCGCCAACTTCTGGGGGACAAGCCCAACGTACACTTGACCGAGCCGGCGCCTTATCCTGAATTCGTGTGGCTGATGGATCGTAGCACGGTCATCCTCACCGATTCGGGAGGGGTGCAAGAGGAGGCGCCGTCGCTGCGAAAGCCGATCCTGGTGATGCGCGAAACGACCGAGCGTCCGGAGGCGTTGGATGCCGGCGCCGTGGAACTGGTGGGCACCAGCGTCGAGCGGATCGTGGCGTCGGTCAGCCGTCTGCTTACCGATCCGACTGAATACGCGCGGCGTCAGCTCGACAAGAATCCGTACGGCGACGGCCAGGCAGCCCGCCGCATCGTAGATATTATGCTCCAGCAAGGTTGGAATTCATGAGTGTAGAAGAGAACCGTCCGGTCGGTGGCGGCCGGAAGTTCGCCCCAGGCCAATCGAAAGTCTGCGTCATGGGATTGGGCTACATCGGCCTGCCCACGGCCAGCATTCTGGCCAACAAGGGCTACGACGTCTTTGGCGTGGACGTGCGCCCCGATGTTGTCGACACGATCAATCGTGGCCAGATCCATATCGAAGAACCTGACCTCGACATTCTCGTGCGCTCGGCCGTCAACAGCGGCCAATTGAAGGCCGGGCTCGAACCGCAACCGGCAGATATCTTCTTCATCTGCGTTCCCACGCCGATCAATCCCGATCATTCGCCGGACCTGAGCTTTGTCGAGCAGGCCTCGCGCGCGATTCGGCCGCACGTCCGGCAGGGCAACTTGATCATTCTCGAATCGACCAGCCCTCCGCTTACGACCGACGACATCGTGCTGCGTCACGCCGTTCCTGACGGAATGGTGCCCGGTCGCGATATCTTCGTCGCTCATTGCCCGGAGCGCGTCTTGCCGGGCCGGATTTTGCTCGAAGCGGTGCAAAACGACCGTGTCGTGGGCGGCATAACGCCGACCTGCGCTCGCATCACGAAGGAGTTCTACCAGACGTTCGTCAACGGCGAGATCTTCGCCACCAGCGCCAAGACCGCCGAGGTCACGAAGCTCGTCGAGAACGCCTATCGCGACGTGAACATCGCGTTCGCCAACGAACTGTCGATCCTGGCCGATCACCTGGAAATCGACCCCTGGGAGTTGATCTCGCTGGCCAACCGCCACCCGCGCGTCAACATTCTCAATCCGGGTCCCGGCGTGGGCGGACACTGCATCAGCGTCGATCCGTGGTTCCTCGTACACACGGCGCCGCAATTTACGCCTTTGATCCGCACGGCCCGCGAAGTCAATGACGCCAAGCCACATCACGTGGTTGAGCACGTGGCCCGCCTGGCGCGCCAGTTCCACGCGCCGAAGATCGGCTGTCTCGGCCTGACCTACAAATCCGACGTGGATGACCTGCGCGAAAGCCCCTCGCTGGAAATCGTGCGCGACTTGCGAAAGCTGAACCTGGGCGAGGTGCTGGCCTGTGATCCTTACGTGTCGCCCAAGCGCTTTACGGAATTCCCGCTGCACGCGCTCTCTGACGTCGTGCAACAGAGCCAGGTGCTCGTGTTGCTTACCGATCACCGGCAGTTCCGCGACATTCCCAAAAAGGTTTTGCAGGAAAAAGTCGTCGTCGACACGCGTGGCGTCTGGCGGTAACGACGTCCACGACGGCCAACACTTCATTCAAGCAACTCGGCTACGAACAAAAGTGAAGCAAGTCGTACAGAACTTCGGCTCCGGCGTGCTCGAGCTGCTCGACGTCCCCTGCCCTGCGGCGGGTCGCGGGCAGCTCTTGATCCAGACGCGCGCCAGCCTGATCTCGGCCGGCACCGAACGGGCCTTGGTCGAGTTCGGCCGGGCCGGGCTGCTTTCCAAGGCCCGGCAAAGCCCCGAACGCGTCAAGCAGGTATGGGATAAGATCCGCGCCGAAGGCCTGATGCCGACCATGGAAGCCGTCTTTGCCAAGCTCGACGAACCCATGCCGCTGGGCTATTCCAACGCCGGCGTCGTGGTCGAGGTCGGTCCCGGTATCACGCAGTTTGCCGCCGGCGACCGCGTGGCCAGCAACGGTGGGCATGCCGAGATGGTCAGCCGTCCGGTCAACCTCTGCGCCAAAATACCGGCCGGCGTCAGCGACGAAGCGGCCAGCTTCGCCGTGCTGGGCTCGATTGGGCTGCAAGGCATCCGCCTGTTGCGCCCCGAGCTGGGCGAAACCGTGGCCGTCTTCGGCCTCGGGCTGATCGGTCTGTTGACCGTGCAGATGCTGACCGGCAGCGGCGCTCGGGTGCTGGGCATCGATCCCGATCCCAGTCGCCGCGAAATGGCCCGCGAATTCGGCGCTACTCCGATCGATACCGCCGGTGACGTCGTCGCGGCGGCGCTCGCACAGACCGCGGGGCGCGGCGTGGATGGCGTGCTTGTGACCGCTTCGGCCCGCGACGACGATATTCTCAGCCAGGCGGCGCGCATGTCGCGCAAGCGTGGCCGAATCGTGCTGGTCGGCGTCGTGAACATGGAGCTCAACCGGGCCGAGTTCTACGAGAAGGAGCTGTCGTTCCAGGTCTCCTGCTCGTACGGCCCTGGCCGCTACGACACGCAGTACGAGGACCAGGGCGTCGATTATCCGTTCGCCTTCGTTCGCTGGACCGAGCAGCGCAACATCGAGGCCGTACTGGGCATGATGGAAGCCGGACGCCTGGACGTCAGCTCGCTCATCACGAAGCACATTCCGCACGCAAACGCGGCGACGGCCTACGAACTGCTTTCCAGCGATCGAAGTCAGTTGGGCATCGTCCTCGATTACCCAAGCGGCGAACCGTTGACCGAGCGCGTCGTTCGCTCGGCGGCAACGGCCGCTCCCTCGACTGCCACGAGCCAGGTCACGGTGGGCGTCATCGGCGCCGGAGCATTCACAAAGCGCGTGGTGCTGCCGGCACTAGCCAAAACCGGGGCCCGGCTGGCAACGATTGCCAGCGCCGGCGGCGTGACCGCGGCACATGCGGCGCGGAAGTTTAATTTCGCGTCGAGCACGACGGACTATCGCACGATCCTGGCCGACAAGAGCATCAATTGCGTGTTCATCACGGCGCGACACAACTCGCACGCGTCGATGGTTGTCGAAGCTCTGGCCGCCGGAAAGCACGTCTTCGTGGAAAAGCCTTTGGCGATCACGCGCGGCGAATTGCACCGCGTGCAAGAGGCATACGCCGCCAGCCGCGGCTTGCAACTCATGGTCGGTTTCAACCGCCGTTTTTCGCCGCATGCGGTGAAGATGCGGCAACTGCTCTCCACGCGCTCGCAGCCGGCCGTTTTCAACATGCTCGTCAACGCCGGCGAGATTCCCCGCAGCCACTGGACGCAGGATCCACTCGTCGGCGGCGGTCGCATCATCGGCGAAGGATGCCACTGGATCGACTTGTTGAGCTTCCTGGCCGGCTCGCCCGTCGTGGCCGTGCAGGCGAACATGCTCGGCGGGGTCGGTGGCGCGCCGGACGCGAACGATATTATGACCATCAGCATGTCGCTCGCGGATGGCTCGATCGCCAACCTGCACTACCTGGCCAACGGGCACCGGGCGTTCCCCAAGGAGATGCTCACCGTCTTCTGCCAGGGGCGCGTGCTCGAAATGGACAACTTCCGCCGCCTGAGCGGTCTCGGCTGGCCGGGGTTCAAGAAGTTCAATCTGTTCCGCCAGGATAAGGGGCATCAGGCCGAAATCGCGGCCTTCATCGATCGGGTCGCCGAGGGCGGCCCGCCCCTGATTCCACCGGCCGAGTTGTGGAACGTCACCGAAGCCTCGTTCGCCGCCGAGGAAGCCGCGGCCGACCATTCGCGCGTCGTATTATGTTCGTCCTGACGAAGCGCGCTCCGCGAAGACCGCAAAGCAGCACGGAAGCTGCCGCACGGCTCAGTCTTCTGGCACGGCTTCCATGCCGTAGCGAGCCGCGAAGGTCGCTAACTCTCGCGTAGCCACCCCCGCGAGCCGCAACTTGCCGTTTGCGTTCAGCGCCGCTCCCTTCGCCAGCCGGATGCCGGCATCGGCGGGCCCGACGACCGTCACCAGGCGCGCCGGCAGCGTGGCCGTCCCTCGCGTAACCAACGTGGGCACTGGAACGCGTTCGGCGTAATACAGCGATTCCCAGCCCTCGGGCCGCGTGCCCTCCACGCCCCGGCACATTTCGGTTGTAAAGCCGTCAGGACACGTCGTGTTGAGCGACAGCTCTTGTCCTTCCACGCTCGCGCACCAGGCATGCCCTTCTTCGCGCCAGGCAAGCGGCGCCAATCGCCAGCGCAGCGCCACCTGGTGAGACCCGGAACCGAGCAGATCGTCGATGATGACGTAGGTGTCGACGGCTCGGAAAATCGAGCGGCGATGCACGACGCGCCCCGGTAGCCGCCGATAGCCGTAGTGCTCACCGGCAATGAAGCTCGCCTGCCCGTCCAGCGAAAACGCATCCGCCAGGCAGCGAGCCTCGGTCCAGCGGAACCACAGGAAGCTCGGGCCGCGTTCCATTTGATCCAGTTCGTCGACTTCGACCGTGTTATGTCCGGCGGTCGATTCGAAGAAATGCTGCCACGGCTGCTCGCAGTAATATTGAAAGCTACCGCCGTCGCGCAACAGGTTCACGCCGCGGTACCAGAGATCAACGTGCAACATGTCGGCCTGGGTGGGCCGATCGTGGTAGGAGTGGATGCGCGTAAACAACCAAGAGTTAGGACCGGTCGTCGTGTAATACCCTCCCTGCGGCGCCTGGAACTGCGGTGCGCGGCGCTTTCCAGGCGCGGAATGGCCCGCCGGTTCGATCGGCGCGGCCCTCGAGCCGGCGCCGCATAGCCACAGCATCTCTTCATCCCAGGGCCCGGGCGGAAAGGCCCGCGTGCCGTGCAGCACGTAGTGCGCGGCTTGCGCCACGGGACGAAAGTCGGTGTAGTCGCACGTCGATAGGGGCAAGATCAGAGCCCCATCGTTCGGTCCGTAGTTGGGTACTCCGCCGGTCGTCGGCTCGATCATGGCCAACAGCCAGGCAAGCGCTTTGCCGATGGGCCCGTGGACTTCGGCAATCGGGTCGCCGTGCAGCGCCCCCAGTTGCATAGCCCACAGCATGTCGTCGAGCATGACCCGATGATAGTTCAGGCTGTGCTGCACGTAGGAGCCGTCGGGCTGGATTTGCCGCGCGACTTCCTCGCAAATGACGCGGCGCCCCCAGGCGCGCCAGCCCTCGGCACGACGCAACTCCGGAAAGAGCAGGCCGAGCGTCCACAGCCCTGCCGCCTCGCTGATGGCGTGGTTGTTCTTTTGACTGCGGGCGTAAACGATGTTGTCTTCGATCAACCGGCCGGTGAGATAAGCCAGCTCGGTGAGGCGGTGGTATCGTTCGGGCCGCGCGTCATGCTCCCCGACAAACGCGCATGCCACGAATAGCCAGGACATCAGGCGAAACGTCGCCTCCTGCCCGCATACCCACTGAGCGCTCGCGCCGAACGGGTTTTGCCGATCCCAGGCGTCGACCAACTGCCAGAACAACTCGCCGGCAGGTGAGGCCGGATCGCGTGCCGCATCGCGCGCCAACAGGAAACCAACCTGGAAGCGCGACGCCTCCCACAGGCATTTCAGGTCTTTGAAGCGCGGATCGAACTGTCGATAGCTGCGCCGCGATTGGCCGGCCGGCCAGGACACGTCGTGCAACGGATCGCGATGAAAGTCGACGGGCCAGCCGACGTTGGCGAGATGATGGTGAAAGAGCAGCATCCGGCCCGTCGGCAGCGCCTCGACCAGCGAACCAACCTGCTCGTGCCAGCGGGCATCGTCCGCGACCTCGCGCAGCACGGGGCGTATGCGATCCAACTGGGCGGGGCCGGTGAAGAACCGCTCGGCGCGACGGCGCCAATGAGTCAGAGCTTCGCCAGGCGCATAGTCCTCGGTGAAGGCGCGTTCAAGATGGCCGTCCGCAAGCTCGTGCTTCAGGCGATCGCTACGGTCGAGCCCGAGGCGTCCCTTGGCGATGTGCCAAGCGCGGCGCGGGACATTCTCCCAGCCGACAGCGCGGACCATCCAGTACATCTTGGCGAATCGATTCATCGACTATGCTCGTTGCAATCGTTGCCGTCGGTCGGCGCGCGATCCGTGCGGTTGCTCCGCCGAGAAGCACGCGAAGCTAGGCAGGCTGCACGGTGGCCGATCGGGACCGTGCCAACCTGCAATGCCCCTCTGCAGAGGTCTTCTGCACGAATCCAAGACCAAGGCAAAGTACGCCTTCTTTCTCCCCTCCGAGTGCGGCGATCGCGGGCTCGTCCGGCCATCGACAATTCTGTTCCCGATGTGTAGTCTAAAAGCTAGAAATCTTCACCCTTCCAAGTGCCTACACACCCGAAACGTCGCGGTCGATCCCTGCCGGGATTGACTTGCCTTCGGAGCTCCCTTGGGCCCAGCCGGTGCGCTTCGGGCACAAGCCGGTAATCTAAGCTACCATTGAAGTTCGAGCGGCGCGCGGTTGTCGAACCAGGACAATGCAAGCGGCCCTCGGCAGACGCGTACGAACAACCTTATGCTCGTCTTTTTGGGGACTACCTGTCACCCACGGGAACGGAGTGCGCGCGGCCGATCAACAACCAGCAATTCTTGGTCGCCAGGCGCTGGGTGTCCAGCGGAGCACGCATCGTAGTGCCGCAGGAGAATCCGAAACCGATCGCCAAGCCGACGCACCGCATAGAATTGTCCACGGAAAAAGCCTGTCCGGATACGAGCGACCTTATCGAATCATGCCCATTCTGGCCCCAGAACTAAGCCTGTACCCCGCTGACCTGTTCGATCGCGCCGATGCGGCCGCCGATCCTGAGGCGCGTTGGTGGGCGCTCTACAGTTTGCCCCGGCAGGAAAAGCAGCTCATGCGCCGATTGCATGCGCTCGCCACGCCGTTC comes from Pirellulales bacterium and encodes:
- a CDS encoding alginate lyase family protein is translated as MNRFAKMYWMVRAVGWENVPRRAWHIAKGRLGLDRSDRLKHELADGHLERAFTEDYAPGEALTHWRRRAERFFTGPAQLDRIRPVLREVADDARWHEQVGSLVEALPTGRMLLFHHHLANVGWPVDFHRDPLHDVSWPAGQSRRSYRQFDPRFKDLKCLWEASRFQVGFLLARDAARDPASPAGELFWQLVDAWDRQNPFGASAQWVCGQEATFRLMSWLFVACAFVGEHDARPERYHRLTELAYLTGRLIEDNIVYARSQKNNHAISEAAGLWTLGLLFPELRRAEGWRAWGRRVICEEVARQIQPDGSYVQHSLNYHRVMLDDMLWAMQLGALHGDPIAEVHGPIGKALAWLLAMIEPTTGGVPNYGPNDGALILPLSTCDYTDFRPVAQAAHYVLHGTRAFPPGPWDEEMLWLCGAGSRAAPIEPAGHSAPGKRRAPQFQAPQGGYYTTTGPNSWLFTRIHSYHDRPTQADMLHVDLWYRGVNLLRDGGSFQYYCEQPWQHFFESTAGHNTVEVDELDQMERGPSFLWFRWTEARCLADAFSLDGQASFIAGEHYGYRRLPGRVVHRRSIFRAVDTYVIIDDLLGSGSHQVALRWRLAPLAWREEGHAWCASVEGQELSLNTTCPDGFTTEMCRGVEGTRPEGWESLYYAERVPVPTLVTRGTATLPARLVTVVGPADAGIRLAKGAALNANGKLRLAGVATRELATFAARYGMEAVPED
- a CDS encoding acetyltransferase, with product MEKKRLFIAGAGGFGREVATWARDFCAAEKDWELVGFLDDNPTALGDFPSDLQVVGNVESHNFTSSDRVFVAICEPRVKMQIVEKLQGRAQFATIIHPTAIVGSHCKIGVGSILCPGVVLTTNVSIGDHVHLNLQVTVGHDSIVGSYSTLNSHSDITGAVIVEEAVFMGSHAVVLPRGHVGAYSRIGAGSVVLRHVAAGDTVLGVPAHRV
- the wecB gene encoding UDP-N-acetylglucosamine 2-epimerase (non-hydrolyzing), with protein sequence MSPPATPCWAYPPIGFSVRPLRPLLIFGTRPEAIKMAPVVHECQRRSAEVAPIVCLTGQHREMLAQVTDYFGLHADLDLALMQPNQTLAELTSRCFLGIDKALDRFSPDCVVAQGDTTTVMVAALAAFYRRVPFVHVEAGLRTGNLQAPWPEEMNRRVASVVTAVHCAPTEQSAQNLRAEHVPEKSIFVTGNTVIDALLWAVERERAGDARWRDKYAQLGQGRLVLITGHRRENFGQGFQDICQAIATLAERFSDVQFLYPVHLNPNVQAPVRQLLGDKPNVHLTEPAPYPEFVWLMDRSTVILTDSGGVQEEAPSLRKPILVMRETTERPEALDAGAVELVGTSVERIVASVSRLLTDPTEYARRQLDKNPYGDGQAARRIVDIMLQQGWNS
- a CDS encoding bi-domain-containing oxidoreductase encodes the protein MKQVVQNFGSGVLELLDVPCPAAGRGQLLIQTRASLISAGTERALVEFGRAGLLSKARQSPERVKQVWDKIRAEGLMPTMEAVFAKLDEPMPLGYSNAGVVVEVGPGITQFAAGDRVASNGGHAEMVSRPVNLCAKIPAGVSDEAASFAVLGSIGLQGIRLLRPELGETVAVFGLGLIGLLTVQMLTGSGARVLGIDPDPSRREMAREFGATPIDTAGDVVAAALAQTAGRGVDGVLVTASARDDDILSQAARMSRKRGRIVLVGVVNMELNRAEFYEKELSFQVSCSYGPGRYDTQYEDQGVDYPFAFVRWTEQRNIEAVLGMMEAGRLDVSSLITKHIPHANAATAYELLSSDRSQLGIVLDYPSGEPLTERVVRSAATAAPSTATSQVTVGVIGAGAFTKRVVLPALAKTGARLATIASAGGVTAAHAARKFNFASSTTDYRTILADKSINCVFITARHNSHASMVVEALAAGKHVFVEKPLAITRGELHRVQEAYAASRGLQLMVGFNRRFSPHAVKMRQLLSTRSQPAVFNMLVNAGEIPRSHWTQDPLVGGGRIIGEGCHWIDLLSFLAGSPVVAVQANMLGGVGGAPDANDIMTISMSLADGSIANLHYLANGHRAFPKEMLTVFCQGRVLEMDNFRRLSGLGWPGFKKFNLFRQDKGHQAEIAAFIDRVAEGGPPLIPPAELWNVTEASFAAEEAAADHSRVVLCSS
- the wecC gene encoding UDP-N-acetyl-D-mannosamine dehydrogenase codes for the protein MSVEENRPVGGGRKFAPGQSKVCVMGLGYIGLPTASILANKGYDVFGVDVRPDVVDTINRGQIHIEEPDLDILVRSAVNSGQLKAGLEPQPADIFFICVPTPINPDHSPDLSFVEQASRAIRPHVRQGNLIILESTSPPLTTDDIVLRHAVPDGMVPGRDIFVAHCPERVLPGRILLEAVQNDRVVGGITPTCARITKEFYQTFVNGEIFATSAKTAEVTKLVENAYRDVNIAFANELSILADHLEIDPWELISLANRHPRVNILNPGPGVGGHCISVDPWFLVHTAPQFTPLIRTAREVNDAKPHHVVEHVARLARQFHAPKIGCLGLTYKSDVDDLRESPSLEIVRDLRKLNLGEVLACDPYVSPKRFTEFPLHALSDVVQQSQVLVLLTDHRQFRDIPKKVLQEKVVVDTRGVWR